The genomic window TGCATGGAGGAATGCGTGGTCGTGCCTGAGGGGCTGCCCACATCGCCCGGCAAGGGCGGCGGGATACCGCGCATGGTCTGGGATATTTGGGAATGGCATTGACGGACAATACGCGCGGCGCACTTTTCATGGCGCTGGCAATGGCAAGCTTCACGGCCAACGATGCGCTGACGAAGTCCGTTACCCCCTACATCAACACCGGCCAGATCATGTTCGTGCGCGGCATCATGACCGTGGTGCTGATCTATATCGCCGCGCGGCATTTCGGGGCGCTCCGGCCGCTGAAGACCCTGCTGCGGCCCATCATCATCCTGCGCTGTCTCTGCGAGGTGACAGCCGCCGTTCTTTATCTGACGGCACTCGGCCTCATCGAATTTTCCAACGCATCGGCCATCCTGCAATCCCTGCCGCTGGTGGTGACGCTGGGTGCCGCACTTTTCCTGCGTGAGCCGGTCGGCTGGCGGCGCTGGGTGGCGATCATCGTCGGTTTCATCGGCGTGCTCGTCATCATCAGGCCGGGCCCTGAAGGTTTCACGCCGGGTGCGCTGCTGGTCGTCGCGTCGCTTGCCGTCACCGCCGCGCGTGATCTCTTGACCCGGAAGATGTATGCCGATGTGCCTTCGCTCGCCATCACCGTCATCACCGCCTTCGTCAATATGGCGGTGGGCGGGCTTCTGATCGTACCTTTCGGCGGCTGGCAACCGATGAATTTCACCATCGTGTCGCATCTTGCCGGGTCGGCCATTCTGGTGCTGGTCGGGTATCAGGCCATCATCCTGTCGATGCGCACAGGCGAAATCTCCTTCGTCGCACCGTTCCGTTACACCGGCCTGCTCTGGGGTTTCATGATCGGCGTGTTCTTCTTCAACGAGAAAATCGACAGCTACACCATCATCGGCGCCATGATCGTCATCGGTTCTGGCCTTTATACCTTCTATCGCGAAAGCCTGCGCAAACGTTCTCAGATGGCCAAGCGCGCGGCCGCGACACCCACGGCCGCAACCACGGTGCGGCCGGCTTCCGTTAGGAAAGCTTCCGTAACGGAAGAGGCGGGAGAATGACATGAAGAGCAGCCGTTTCCTCGACCGGACCACCCCGCCCCACATCATTACGCTTGTCGTGATCGCCGGCGTCGCGGCGCTGTGCATGAACCTGTTCCTGCCTTCGCTTTCAGCCATGGCGCTCTATTTCGAGATCGACTACGCCGTGATGCAGTTCGCCGTGTCGGGCTATCTTGCCGCCACCGCCTGCCTGCAGCTCGTCATCGGCCCGCTCTCCGACCTTTTCGGCCGCCGCCCTGTGATGCTGGCGAGCATTGCAATCATGATCGCCGCCACGCTGGTCTGCATGCTGGCGTCCGATATCTCCGTCTTCATGATCGGGCGCGTGGCACAGGCGGCCGTCGTTTCCGGATTCGTGCTCGCCCGCGCCATCGTGCGCGACATGGTGCCGATGGAGCAGGCCGCCTCGATGATAGGCTATGTGACCATGGGCATGTCCGTGGTGCCGATGGTCGGCCCCACCGTCGGCGGCCTGCTGAACGACTTCTCCGGCTGGCAGTCCAGCTTTGCGCTGCTTGCGCTTCTCGGCGCCGGCATTCTGGTGCTCGCCTGGTTCGATCTCGGCGAAACCAATCAAAGCAAGTCGGCGAGCTTTTCGCAGCAGTTCCATGCCTGGCCGGAGCTTCTGCGCTCGCCGCTGTTCTGGGGTTATGCGCTGACCTCGACCTTCTCGTCGGGCATGTTCTTTTCCTTCCTCGGCGGCGCGCCCTTCGTCGGCAGCGTGCTTTACGGGCTGACACCCGCCATGCTTGGCCTGCAGTTCTTTTTCATGGCCAGCGGTTACATGCTCGGCAACTTCGTCTCCGGCCGTTATGCCAGCCAGATCGGCATCAGCAGAATGATGCTCTCGGGCAATGTCATCGCCATCACCGGCATCGTCACGGCCATCGCACTGATCTTGGCCGGGGCGGAAAGCGCCTATGCGTTTTTCGTACCGCTTGCGCTGATCGGCGTTGGCAACGGCGTAACGCTGCCGAGCGCCAATGCCGGCATGGTCAGCGTCCAGCCGCATCTGGCAGGCTCTGCCTCCGGTCTCGGCGGCGCGATGACCATCGGCGGCGGTGCGGCGCTTTCGGTGCTCGCCTCCTCGGTCCTGTCCAAGGAGGACGGAACCTGGCCGCTTCTTCTGGTGATGCTGGCGACCGGCCTTGTCGCCCTTCTCACCACCTATATCGTCAGACTGCAGGAACAGCGGCTATGATCGCCCCTCCCCGAAAAATACCCGGTCTCGTGCCCCCTGGTCTCATATTGGCCGGCGGGCTCTCGCGGCGCATGGGCAGCAACAAGGCGATGGTGACGCTGGGCGATGCGCCGCTGCTGTCCCACGTCATCCGCCGCATCACGCCGCAGGTCTCTGACGTCACCATCAATGCCGCCATGACAGACAAGGGCAACTGGGCCGAGGGTTTCGGCCTGCCGCTTTTGCCCGATACGCTGAACGGCCATGCCGGGCCGCTCGCCGGCGTTCTCGCCGGCATGCGGCATTTCCGCGATCGCGAGGCCGCCGGCAGCCATTTCCTGACCGCGCCCGCCGACAGCCCGTTTTTCCCCGATGATCTCGTGGCGCGGCTTTCCGAGCACCTGTCGGATGATGCGATCATCATCGCCGCCTCCAGCGGCCAGCTTCACCCCGTCTTCGCACTGTGGCCGGTGGCGCTTGCCGACGATCTCGAGGACTGGCTGAAGAACGATGCAAACCGCCGCATCCGTGCCTTCCTCGCCCGCCACGTCACCATCGGCGTGGCCTTCCCGCCGCTGGAAACGACCAAGGGCAGTGTTGACCCGTTCTTCAACATCAACACGCCGGATGAACTGGCTCTGGCGCGAAGCTATCTGGAGAGCATGGAACCATGACGGCGCAGAAGGTCTTCGGCATTGCCGGCTGGAAAAATTCAGGCAAGACCGGTCTTGCGGTGCGCATCGTCACCGAACTGACGGCCCGCGGCTACCGTGTCTCCACCATCAAACACGCCCATCATGATTTCGATATCGACAAGGTCGGCGCCGATAGCTGGCGTCACCGCCAGGCGGGTGCGCACGAGGTCACCATCGTCTCCGGCACCCGCTTCGCGATCATGCATGAGCTGCGCGGCGAACCGGAGCCCTCCTTCGAGGACATCCTCTCCCGCCTTGCCCCCTGCGATCTCGTGCTGATCGAAGGTTACAAATATGAGCCCGTGCCGAAGATCGAGGCGCGTCGGCTGGAAGCGGCCAAGACCGAACCGCTCGCACCGCTCGATCCACATATCATCGCGATTGCCGCAGATCATGAGGTTGCGGGCACAGCGCTGCCGGTTTTTGATCTCGACGATACGGGTGCCATTGCTGATTTCATCGAGAGGACCGTCGGTCTGGTGAGGCGGTAAAGGGTATTGGAACGGGATGGCTTCGGCGCTTAGGCCGCCTTCCCACGTCCGTCATCCAACCAGAGACGGCTCTCGCAGTCGGGCGGCATCCCCAATTCCGTCTTTCCGGCCTTGAGCCGGAATCCAGCCAGCCCAAGTCCTTGGGCTGAAAATGACTCTCTCCGTCGCGCAGACGCGCGACGGCTGGATGCCGGATCAGGTCCGGCATGACGGAGGAGGAGCGTCGTAAACGCAATTACCTCAACGCCTGCCGCATCGGCTTCTACACCTCGTATTTACCCCCGCGCCCGAAAAATGAAAAAGCCGGGCTCATCACCCGGCTTCATCATTCCTTGAGAACGCAATACCTATTCAAGGAAACCTGATGGGTTCACCGGGGTCGCATCCTTGCGAACTTCGAAGTGAACCTGCGGACGCTTGGCGCTGCCGGTCATGCCTGATGTGGCGATGGTCTGGCCGCGCTGAACCTTCTGGCCGCGCTGGACGTCGAGATTGGCGGCGTTGCCGTAAACCGTGACCTTGCCGTCGTCATGGCGGACGAGAACCGTGTTGCCGAGCTGCTTCAGACCGTTGCCGGCATAGATGACCACGCCGTTTTCGGCGGCCTTGATCGGCGTGCCCTCGGGAACCGAGATGTTGATGCCGTCATTGCGGCTGCCTTCGACATTGTCACCGAAATTGTTGATGACGGCGCCGCGAACCGGCCAGCGATATTTGCCGATGCCGGTGGATTCCGGCGCGATGGAGGCCATATCGGCCTTCTTCTCGATATCGCCGACACTGGCGGTGGCCGGTGTTGCGGGCGCAGAGGCGGCGGGCACAGCAGCCGGGGCCTTATAGGGCTCTGGCTTCACCGATGCGGTTTCGACGGCCTTGACTGCGGCAGCTTCCTTGGCAGGAACGGAGGCGGTCTTGATTGCATCCGTGCCGGCACCCGGCATGTTGAGCGTCTGTCCGACGCGGATGCTTTCGTTGGAGATGCCGTTGGCAGCCTTGAGCGCAGCGACCGACACACCGTTTGCACGGGCGATCTTGGCGAGGCTGTCGCCCGGCTGAACCTTGTAGCCACCGGTCGGCGGCAGCGGCTTGCCGCCCGGAGGCGTCAGCTTGCCGGCTTCGGAGGAAAGCTTGTCACGGGCGGCGGCCTGCGACGGCAGCACGGCCACATTGCCATCCGGGGCACGCAGCGGTGTCGGCTGGTCGCCATTGCGGTTGAGAGCGATATTGCCGGCGGCATCCTTGGCGGCGTTGCGGACCTGACCGAATTTCGGGATGAGGATCGACTGGCCAGCCTGCGCCGAAGACGCGGTTTTCAGACCATTGACCCGCAGCAGTTCCTTTTCCGGGACACCGTAGCGATTGGAGATGGTCGCAATGCTTTCGCCGGGGCGCAGCGTTATCGAAGATGCACCATCCGTGTGCCAGCCGTTCTTGTCGGAACGAACCGTCGCGGTCGTCAGATTGTCCGTGGATGCAGCGGGCGCTGCGGCCTGCTGGGCAGGTGCAGCGAGAGACGGAGCGGCCTGGCGCTGGGCGGATGGGAAAGGCTGGGCCATGGCTTCGTTGCGGGTCGACGGATCGCGGCTTGCCACCGCCGTCGGCGCCGACAGCTCGGAGCGCTGCACCGGCGAGGCCGAAGCGCGGGCCGTGGACGGCTGAACGCCACCATAACCACCGGATTGCTGCGGATAGGAATTGCCCGCCATGTTCTGATTGGCATATCCACCCTGCGGCGCGGCAGAGGCATAACCGCCATTCATGTCGCCCTGCGGAACCGGGGCCTGCCCGTAAGCACCGCCGCCCTGACGGGCAGGAATTGACGCCGTAGTCATCCGATCCGGTCCACTGGAAAAGAGGCCGCTGAACCGCGTTGCATCCGAGCTACAGCCCGTCGCGACGCTTGCCAGCAATGCCGCTGCGAACATTTTTGCGACTGATTTTCCGATTTTAGACGAATGTCTCATACGCATGACTCGATCTACACTGACGCCAACCCGCCGCATCAAGAGCGATCCGGCACAAACTTCACTTCTTGCAAGGCCCATTTCCCGAGGTGGGGAAAACCATGCGTCGATGTTTATGATTAAAGCGCGTTAGTGTTACCACGCCGTTAAAACGTTAAGCCGTTTGGCGCTTTTTTGACACTTCGATAACCATGACGAAAACAGGCTGCGTCATGCTGTGACAATAATGATATTGAAAATCAGATAGTTGCGACAATTCAGAACATTAGAAGACAAAAATGAATTGCCTTCAAAATTTTCATTTCGTCACAAATGCCGGGCAATATGGCTGCTGAGCGGCAGGTAGGGGGCCTCGAACAGCTCTTCTTTCTCGAAGCGGCTGCCGGTCTTGGAGAAGCGCGTCATCACGCAGCGATCATCCTCAACGATAATAGGCGCGATCATCATACCGCCGGAAACGATCTGCTCGGCAAAAAAACGGGGCATGGTGGTGAAGGCTGCGGTAGAAATAATCCGGTCGAAGGTGCCCTCACCCACCAGACCGTTGCTGCCATCCGCCTGGCGGATGACGACATTGCGGATGGAAAGATCGTCCAGACAGTTCTGCGCCTGCTGCACAAGCGTCTTGTAACGCTCCAGCGAAAAGACGCGCTCTACCCGGCGGGCGATGATCGCCGTCATGAACCCGCTGCCGGTGCCGATCTCAAGCACGCGCTGGCCGGGTTTCAGCTGCAGCCGGGCAAGGATTTTCACCGCCATGTCGGCGCCTTCCATGAAGGCGCCGCAGTCGATCGGGATCGTGCGGCTGGAATAGGCGTCGGCCGCAAATTGCGGCGGCACGAATTTGGAACGTGGCGTCTGCTCAACCGCTGTCAGAAGGTCGAGATCGGAGACCCCCTCGCCCCGCAAGCGGAGAACGAGAGCGGCAAAACCTTCCTTTTCGACCATGGCAGATTTCAATCGGCGACTCCGAATCCAAGTGCTTGCGCAACCCGATCCTTGACCGTGTAGTCCGTCAGGTCAAGCTTTAGCGGTGTGACCGAAATCTTGCCGTGCTTCAAAGCGTGGATATCCGTGCCCTCGCGGAAGGTGCCGAGGCGCTCGCCGAAGCGCAGCCAATAGTACGGAAGACCACGACCATCCTGCCGCTCCTCCACCGTCAGGCCGAAATCCAGCTTGCCCTGGCCGGTGACGGACACGCCCTGCACATCCTTGGGCGCACAGTTGGGGAAATTGAGGTTGAGGAAAGTGCCGTCAGGCAGATCGACATCGATGAGCTTGCGAATGAGATCGGGCGCATAGGTCTCCGCAACCTCCCACGGCACGACGCGGCTTTCGCCGTGGCTGAAGGCCTGGCTGAGCGCGAAGGAACGCACGCCCTGCAATGTGCCTTCAATGGCGCCGGCGATGGTGCCGGAATAGGTCACGTCATCGGCCATGTTCGCACCGGCATTGACGCCAGACAGCACGAGATCGGGCTTTTCCGGCAGGACTTCGCGAATCCCCATGATGACGCAATCGGTCGGCGTACCGCGCAGCGCGAAATGCTTGTCGGAAACCTTGCGCAGCCTGAGCGGCTCGGAAAGGGTCAGCGAGTGTGCGAGACCGCTCTGGTCGGTTTCCGGCGCGACGATCCAGACATCGTCGGACAGCGTGCGGGCGATACGCTCCAGCACCGCCAGCCCTTCGGCGTGGATACCGTCGTCATTGGTCAGCAAAATCCGCATGTTTCTCTCTCCGCTCGCATGTCTTCAGGGACGGAGCATCCTCTCCTCCGGCGGTGAAGTGTGCAGTTCTCTCAACGTCATCCTCGGGCCTGTCCCGAGGATCTAATCACGTCCAAATAAATCGATAGGTTGCAGATCCTCGGGACAGGCCCGAGGATGACGTCGGCGTAATTGGCAGACTCTCCTTCCAATAGCACGACGCTGCGATGCCTCAGACCGCCTTCTCGATCCGCGTCAGACCGCCCATATAGGGCAGCAGCACGTCCGGAATTGTGACGGAACCGTCGTCGTTCAGGTAATTTTCGAGAACCGCAATCAGGCAGCGGCCGACGGCGGTGCCGGAGCCGTTCAGCGTATGCACGAACTTCGTCGCCTTGTCGTCCTTGCCGCGATAACGCGCATTCATGCGACGCGCCTGGAAATCGCCGCAGACCGAGCAGGAGGAAATTTCGCGATAGGTGTTCTGGCCGGGCAGCCACACTTCCAGATCGTAGGTCTTGCGGGCGCTGAAGCCCATGTCGCCGGTGCAGAGCGTCAGGGTGCGGAAATGCAGTCCCAAACGTTTCAGCACTTCTTCGGCGCAGGCCGTCATGCGCTCATGTTCGGCAACAGCACTTTCCGCATCGGTTATGGAAACAAGCTCGCATTTCCAGAACTGGTGCTGGCGCAGCATGCCGCGCGTATCGCGTCCGGCCGAGCCCGCTTCCGAACGGAAGGAAGGCGTCAGCGCCGTGAAGCGCAGCGGCAGTTTTTCCTGCTCGAGAATTTCACCCGACACGAGGTTGGTCAGCGTCACTTCCGCCGTCGGGATAAGCCAGCGGCCATCGGTGGTCCTGAACAGGTCCTCGGCAAACTTCGGCAATTGGCCGGTGCCGAACATCGCCTCATCGCGCACCATCAGCGGCGAGGAGACTTCGGTATAGCCGTGCTCGCGGGTGTGCAGATCGATCATGAACTGGCCGAGTGCGCGCTCCAGACGCGCCAGCTGGCTGGTCAGCACCGTGAAACGCGAACCGGAGAGCTTGGCCGCCCGCTCGAAATCCATGTAGCCGAGCGCTTCGCCAATCTCGAAGTGCTCCTTGGCCTCGTGGTTCCAGCCGGGCTTCTGGCCGGTGACGCGGGTCACCACATTGTCGTGCTCGTCCTTGCCATCGGGCACATCGTTGAAGGGCATGTTCGGCAGGCGCGACAGGGCGTCGTTCAACTCGGCGGTAACCTGACGGTCCTCCTCCTCGGCGCGCGGCATGTTTTCCTTGATGTCGGCGACTTCTGCCTTGAGCTTTTCGGCAAGCTCCATGTTCTTCTGCGCCATGGCGGCGCCGATGTCCTTGGAGGCGGCATTGCGGCGCGACTGCATGTCCTGCAGGGACTGGATGACGGAACGGCGCTTTTCATCGAGAGCGATCAGACCTGCCGCAGCAGGCTCCGCGCCACGGCGTGCAAGCGCCGCGTCAAAAGCTTCGGGGTTTTCGCGTATCCATTTAATGTCGTGCATCGTCGTTCCAGACCGTTGTTGCATCACCCGTGTTTTACAGCAAAACGCCGGGCATGAACCCGGCGCGAGGAGATTTTTTGAGCGGCGAGACCTTCAGGAAAATCAGGTCTCCTCCAGCTCCGTGCTTTTGGATTCCGCCGCACGTTTCCTCTCCACGAGTCGAGCCATGTAGATGGAAATCTCGTAGAGAATGATCGCGGGCAGCGCAAGACCGATCTGGGACATGGGGTCCGGCGGTGTCAGCACGGCCGCGACCACAAAGGCCATGACGATGGCGAATTTGCGCTTTTCCCTGAGCCAGTCGCTAGTCAGAAGCCCGACGCGGGCCAGAAGCGTGGTGACGACGGGCAGCTGGAATACCAGACCGAAGGACAAAACCAGCGTCATGATGAGGCTGAGATATTCCGACACCTTCGGCATCAAGGAAATCGCCACCTCGCCATCAACAGGCAATTGCTGCATGGCGAGGAAGAACCACATGACCATCGGTGTGAAGAAGAAATAGACGAGTGCCGCACCGATGAGGAACAGGATCGGCGAGGCGATCAGGAACGGCAGGAAGGCGGCGCGCTCGTTCTTGTAGAGACCCGGCGCCACGAATTTATAGAGCTGCGAGGCGATCACCGGAAAGGAGAGCACCATGGCGCCGAACATGGCGACCTTGATCTGCGTGAAGAAGAATTCCTGCGGCGCGGTATAGATCAGCGACGATTTCGCCACATCCAGACCCGCCCAGATGACCGCCCACTTATAGGGAATGACGAGCAGGTTGAAGAGGTGCTTGGCAACGGCGAAACAGCCGATAAAGGCGATGAAGAACGCGCCTAGCGCCCAGATCAGCCGCGTGCGCAGCTCCATGAGGTGCTCGATAAGCGGCTGCGGCTTATCTTCGGTATCCCCGCTCATGCTTCATCCTTTTTGGGCTTCGCAGCCTTGGTTCTTGCCGTTTTGGCCGGCTTTGCATCAGCCACCGCCACCGCCTTTTCGGCTGCGACCTTCTTGACCGTCGCCTTTTTGGCGACTGCCTTCACGGTGGGCTTCGGGGCGGCTGGTTCGCTGGCCTTCGTCGTGGCGACAGTTTCCGGCGTTGCCGCGGCCTTGCTGCGGCTGGCGCGCTTCGGCTTGGCAGCAACCGCTTCGGCCTCGACGGTCGCAATCGATTTCGCCCGTGCGCGTTTCGGTTTCTCTACCGCAACCGCGGCTGCGGCAACCGGAGTAGATGCGGCGACAACGGCAGGCGGCGCATCCGGCAGCTTCATCTCAGGCTCCGGCACGCTGACCAGCGGCGCCACCGGCTCGCTCGTCGCGGGTGCGGCAGTGGACGACAGGCCTTCGGGTACGGCCGTTGCCTTCTGCAGATCGGACTTGATCTCGTTGCCCAGCTGGCGAAGCGGGTTCATCGCATCGCGCAGCGAGTTGGTGGGGTTGAGATTGCGGACATCGGAGATGGTCTGGCGCACATCGTCCATGTCGGCCTCTTTCAAGGCCTCATCGAACTGGGTGCGAAAATCCCCCGCCATCTTGCGAAGGCCGGCCATCGTCTTGCCGAAGGCGCGGATCATGGGCGGCAAGTCTTTCGGTCCGACGACCACGATCAACACGACCGCAATCACCAGAAGCTCGCTCCAGCCGATATCAAACATCAATATGCTCCCGAGACCCTAACGCCCGTAGTCTCACACCAAGCGGCAAAGCCGCTTACTTGATCTCGTCAGCCTTGTGGTCGACGGTCTTCGTGTTGGCATCGGCCGGCGGCGGCGTCTGGTCTTCGTCAGCCATGCCCTTCTTGAAGCTCTTGATGCCCTTGGCGACATCACCCATCAATTCCGGAATCTTGCCACGTCCGAAGAGGACGAGAACAATCACCAGCACGATGAGCCAATGCCACACACTAAAAGAACCCATAACTGAAACTCCTGAATTTCGCTTTCAGACGATGTAAGACGTTTGAAAGGCTTTTTCAAACGACAAATCATCGCTTCAACAGTGAGTACGCATAAAGTTTTCGTGGGCTTACCCGCATGTGGCGATATCAATCGTCGCCATCGCCGCCACCGGGCGCAAGCAGGCCCAGCTCTTCCAGATCAAGCTGCGTGATCGGGTCTTCATCCTCGCGCAGCTCATCGCTCATCATCGGCAGAGGCACGCCGAAATTGGAGGGGATGCGGCCGGAAAGCAGCCCCGCGCCCTTCAGCTCCTCTAGGCCCGGCAAATCCCGCAATTCCTCAAGGCCGAAATGGTCGAGAAACTCCACCGTGGTGCCGATCGTCACCGGCCGGCCCGGCGTGCGCCTGCGACCGCGGAAACGCACCCAACCCGCCTCCATCAGCACGTCGAGCGTGCCGCGCGAGGTCTGCACGCCGCGGATTTCCTCGATTTCGGCGCGTGTCACCGGCTGATGATATGCGATAATCGCCAGAACTTCCAGCGCTGCGCGCGAGAGCTTCTTCGGTTCCTTTTCCTCGGCGCGGATGACGAAGGACAGATCACCTGCCGTTCGGAAGGCCCATTGCCCGCCCACCTGCACGAGGTTCACGCCCCGGCCCGCATAGGCAGCTTTCAGGTGCTGCAGAATGGCGACGACATCCATGCCGCGCGGCAGGCGCTCGGCAATGAAACCTACGGAAACCGGTTCAGCCGAGGCGAAAACCAAAGCCTCGGTGATGCGCTCGGCCTCCTTCAGCTGACGCTCGGAAAATACCGTGGGTTCGATTCCCGCATCCTGCGTCACGACCATCGCCTCGCCGGTCTCATCGTCATTCATCGTTCTCAGTCCTCTCGGCATTCACCGCACGGTCGTCCCTTGTGCCACGACGCATATAGATGGGCTGGAAAGCCCCCTCCTGGCGGATTTGCAGCGATCCCTCGCGCACCAGCTCCAGCGAGGCGGCAAAGGCGCTGGCGATTGCCGTCACCCGCATGGCGGGATCGGGCACATATTGCAGCAGATATTGGTCGAGCACCGTCCATTCGCCCACATCGCCGAGCAGATGCGTCAGAAGCTCGCGCGCTTCCACCAGCGACCAGACCTGCCGCTTTTCAATCGTGACCTGGGTGATGGCCTGTCGCTGGCGCAGATTGGCATAGGCGCTCAGCAGATCGTAGAGATTGGCCTCGTAGGCCGAGCGGTTGATATGCGGAATATGCTCCGGCGCACCACGGGCAAAAACATCGCGGCCAAGCTGGGCGCGGTTGACGAGACGTTCCGCCGCCTCGCGCATTGCCTCCAGGCGCTTCAGCCGGAAGGCCAGCGTCGCGGCCATTTCCTCACCGGAGGGGCCGTCATCCTTGGATTGCTGCGGAATGAGCAGCTTGGATTTCAGGAAGGCGAGCCAGGCCGCCATGACCAGATAATCGGCGGCAAGCTCGATACGCACGCGGCGTGCGCTTTCCACGAATTGCAGATATTGCTCGGCAAGCGCCAGCACCGAAATGCGTGACAGATCGACCTTCTGGGTGCGGGCAAGGTGCAGGAGAAGATCGAGCGGGCCTTCGAAACCCGCGACATCGATCACCAGCCCGGCCTCACCCGTCAGCCGCTCCGGCGTCACATCCTGCCAGAGCTTGTCCATCGGCGTCGAATTGCGAGACTTGTCTGCGGCCATCTTTCCATCCGCCGGGGCATCCGGCCTTGATCCCGAGTGAGCGGCCGCCCGACTGTCAGGAAACGGCCCACATGGCGTTAAATTCGGCTCTTAGCTCCGCCTCGTCAGACGGCTCGGCGGCGGGGAAACCCGCTTCCACGGCCCGCACCCGCTCCAGCGAACGGCCGGAAAGAACGGGAACCTCCTTCACGACCTCAAGCATTTCACCCATCACGCCGTTGCAATGCAAGACTATATCACAGCCACCAGCAACAATATTCGCAGCCCGTTCGCCAAGTGTACCCTTCAGCGCATTCATGGAACTGTCATCAGACATCAGCAGACCGTCAAAGCCGATGCGGCCACGGATGATCTCCTCGATTACCTTCTTCGAGGTCGTCGCCGGACGCTCGCGGTCGACGGCGTTGAAGACGAGGTGTGCGCTCATCGCCATCAATTCATGCTTCAATGCCCGGAACGGCACGAAATCATGCGCGTCCAGCTCATTGAGCGGCACATCGACAACAGGCAGTTCGTGATGCGAATCCACCATGCCGCGACCATGGCCCGGCATATGCTTCATGACAGGCAGCATGCCGCCCGCCTTCAGCCCGTCGGCCGCCGCCTGCCCCATCTCGGCCACCATGGTCGGCGAGTAACCGTAAGCCCGGTTGCCGATGACATTGCTCGCACCCTCCACCGGCACGTCGAGCACCGGCAGGCAATCGATGTTGATGCCGAATTTCATGAGGTCGAAAGCGTGCAGTCGCGACATCAGCCAGGCGGCGCGCAGACCGGTACGCCGGTCGCGTTCATAGATTTCACCGAGAATACGGGCATTCGGATAGGCCTGCAGGATCGGCGGCTTGATGCGCTGAACCCGTCCGCCTTCCTGATCGATCAGCACCGGCGCATCTGGCCGCCCGACGGCGTCGCGCATGGATGCGACGAGATCGGTGATCTGCTGCGGCTCACCGATATTGCGGCCGAACAGGATGAAGCCCCACGGCTGCTGGTCGCGGTAAAGGGCGATCTCGTCGGCGGTCAGTGAAAGCCCGCTGCATCCGAGGATCATAGCTTTGCAATCGGTCATGATGTCACGCTTTCAGGGAAATAAGGGGAAAGGGAGAAATGCGTCTCCAGCCGCAAGGAGTGAAAATGCAAGCCTCTCCTCCGTCATGCTCGGGCCTGTCCCGAGCATCTGCCAACCTATCAATTGGCGATACGTTGGCAGATCCTCGGCACAAGGCCGAGGATGACGTCGAATATGTGGACAAGTCTGTTGTCAAGTGAAGGGCCGCTTTAGCTGCGGCCCCGATTTTCCATGCCGGAGAAGCCTATCACCGAGCTACCAGGCAGCTACCGCCGGCCGAGCGGAACTTCTCGCACAGCGCCACGGCTTCGTTCTTGTCGCCGGCCGGGATGCGGACGCGGTAGAACGTGCCCTTGCCGGCAATCTCGGCGGCCTTGATGTCGACGCCACGTCCACCGATGACCGAGCCGAACTTGGCGGACATGTTCTGGTAGGATTTCTGGGCTTCGGCCTGGCTCGGCAGCGAGGCGATCTGGATGTAATAACCACCGGCAGACGGCGTGCTGGTCGCTGCCGGCGTTGCGGCTGCCGTCTGCTGCTGCGCAGCCTGTGGCTGGGCAGGAGCGGTCGTCGCCGGGCGGACATTGCCCTGGTTCGTCACCGTTGCAACG from Agrobacterium tumefaciens includes these protein-coding regions:
- the nagZ gene encoding beta-N-acetylhexosaminidase; the encoded protein is MTDCKAMILGCSGLSLTADEIALYRDQQPWGFILFGRNIGEPQQITDLVASMRDAVGRPDAPVLIDQEGGRVQRIKPPILQAYPNARILGEIYERDRRTGLRAAWLMSRLHAFDLMKFGINIDCLPVLDVPVEGASNVIGNRAYGYSPTMVAEMGQAAADGLKAGGMLPVMKHMPGHGRGMVDSHHELPVVDVPLNELDAHDFVPFRALKHELMAMSAHLVFNAVDRERPATTSKKVIEEIIRGRIGFDGLLMSDDSSMNALKGTLGERAANIVAGGCDIVLHCNGVMGEMLEVVKEVPVLSGRSLERVRAVEAGFPAAEPSDEAELRAEFNAMWAVS